A DNA window from Desulfurella sp. contains the following coding sequences:
- a CDS encoding bifunctional aminoglycoside phosphotransferase/ATP-binding protein: FSPDLYLGVVPITKNADEFFISGPGEVVEYAVAMKKLPQDKMMDVLLEKDKVTLKDIDKLSNIIANFHKNAQTNPQISEFGKKENIKINTDENFNQTIKAQGTFLTKHQFESIKKYTNDFLDTYDWQKRIVEQKIKDCHGDLYSHNICLADKIYIYDCIEFNDRFRYSDVASDVAFLLMDLEFHSKQNLSDFFLQKYIEYSKDYSIREVLNFYKTYRAYVRGKIYYFENKKELSSKYFDLSYKYIDKKYKPILIAMVGLTGCGKSYFSERLSQKLNAKVFSSDIVRKQLFSGNTNGFEKGIYSTYHTQLVYEKLSQLAYEALKDGFNVILDATYIKHSHRQSLVNTIEKLGITPNFVFLDPDEQTIFKNLEKRKHQKSISDGTVDIYFKQKEIFEKPKNAIIIHSNEENSLNYVLKTILEAKK; this comes from the coding sequence TTTTCACCCGATTTATATTTAGGGGTTGTGCCAATTACAAAAAATGCAGATGAATTTTTTATATCGGGTCCTGGTGAAGTTGTAGAATACGCAGTTGCCATGAAAAAGCTTCCGCAAGATAAAATGATGGATGTGTTGCTTGAAAAAGATAAAGTCACACTGAAAGATATAGACAAACTATCAAATATTATAGCAAACTTTCACAAAAATGCTCAAACAAATCCACAAATCAGTGAATTTGGCAAAAAAGAAAACATAAAAATCAATACAGACGAAAATTTTAACCAAACAATCAAAGCACAAGGTACGTTTTTAACAAAACACCAGTTTGAATCAATTAAAAAATACACAAATGACTTTTTAGATACGTATGATTGGCAAAAACGCATTGTAGAGCAAAAAATTAAAGATTGTCATGGCGATTTGTATTCCCACAATATTTGCCTTGCCGATAAAATTTACATATACGACTGTATAGAATTCAACGACCGTTTCAGATACTCTGATGTTGCAAGTGATGTAGCTTTTTTGCTTATGGATTTAGAATTTCACAGCAAACAAAATTTATCTGATTTTTTTTTGCAAAAATACATTGAATATTCGAAAGATTATTCTATTAGAGAAGTACTTAATTTTTACAAAACCTACAGAGCCTATGTAAGGGGAAAAATTTATTATTTTGAAAATAAAAAAGAGCTATCTAGCAAATATTTTGATCTATCTTATAAATATATTGATAAAAAGTATAAACCGATACTTATTGCAATGGTTGGCTTGACTGGCTGTGGCAAAAGCTATTTTAGCGAAAGATTATCGCAAAAACTCAACGCAAAGGTTTTTTCATCTGATATTGTCAGAAAACAGTTATTTTCTGGAAATACAAACGGTTTTGAAAAAGGCATTTACAGCACCTATCACACACAGTTAGTATATGAAAAATTAAGCCAGTTAGCTTACGAAGCTTTAAAAGATGGTTTTAATGTTATACTTGATGCAACCTACATAAAACATTCACACAGACAAAGTTTGGTAAATACGATAGAAAAACTTGGAATAACGCCTAATTTTGTTTTTCTTGATCCAGATGAGCAAACAATATTCAAAAATCTTGAAAAAAGAAAACACCAAAAAAGCATTTCAGATGGCACAGTTGATATATATTTTAAACAAAAAGAAATATTTGAAAAGCCAAAAAATGCCATAATTATACACTCGAACGAAGAAAATAGTCTAAATTATGTATTAAAAACCATTTTGGAGGCTAAAAAATGA
- a CDS encoding pyridoxine 5'-phosphate synthase yields MRLGINIDHIATLRQARLGIEPEPIYAALIAQEALADNITMHLREDRRHIQENDCILVKNTIKIPLNLEMSIEEKIVNFALNLVPYQSTLVPEKRKELTTEGGLDVISNFEKLKEVIDKLHSKNILVSLFIDPDKKQIEAAKKLNADSIEIHTGEYANAPISQKLQFANSIKDAAIFAKSLGLCVHAGHGLNYQNVSLIAKIKEIEELNIGHSIISRAVFCGLKEAIIQMKQIIEKARWLA; encoded by the coding sequence ATGAGGCTTGGAATTAATATTGACCACATAGCAACACTAAGACAGGCAAGACTGGGTATAGAACCAGAGCCAATCTATGCAGCTTTAATTGCTCAAGAAGCCCTTGCTGATAATATTACTATGCATCTAAGGGAAGATAGACGCCATATTCAGGAAAATGATTGTATATTGGTTAAAAATACAATCAAAATTCCACTGAACCTGGAAATGAGCATAGAAGAGAAAATAGTAAATTTTGCTTTAAATCTTGTCCCATATCAATCAACACTTGTGCCTGAAAAAAGAAAAGAACTTACAACGGAAGGTGGTCTTGATGTAATATCTAACTTTGAAAAGTTAAAAGAAGTAATAGATAAATTGCATTCAAAAAACATACTTGTAAGTTTATTTATTGATCCAGATAAAAAACAAATTGAAGCAGCAAAAAAGCTTAATGCAGATTCAATCGAAATTCACACAGGTGAGTATGCAAATGCACCGATATCTCAAAAACTTCAATTCGCAAATTCAATTAAAGATGCAGCTATTTTTGCAAAAAGTCTTGGGCTCTGCGTCCATGCAGGGCATGGCCTGAATTACCAAAATGTTAGTCTGATTGCAAAAATCAAAGAAATTGAAGAATTAAATATAGGTCATTCTATTATCTCAAGAGCTGTTTTTTGTGGCTTGAAAGAAGCTATAATCCAAATGAAACAAATTATTGAAAAAGCCAGATGGTTGGCATAG
- a CDS encoding ribonuclease HII, with translation MLIAGVDEAGRGPWAGPIVSAVCILPKRLNLIVKDSKVLTQKKREEIYKILTRHSIYGIGIATCKEIDRFGIVKAFEISIKRALLFIPKKPDLLLIDGKDHLNLPVKFKSIVDGDSKIACISAASILAKVSRDHYMILMSQKYPNHAFDQHKGYGTKKHIELLEKFGICDIHRKSFEPIKQFINGTFKPKLLLHACCAPCATSVIERLKEKFRRSIYFFNPNIQPKKEYQLRLKEMTELCKYHNLELIVPKYDPKEWFKKVKLYKNYPEGSKRCTLCYAYRLYKTAFFAKKHNFEYFTTTLSVSPLKKYNTILQIGKTLESLNVRFFEEDFKKKDGFKRSCELSKEFNFYRQNYCGCVYSYHESINRKLKKQAQSNTY, from the coding sequence ATGCTAATAGCGGGCGTTGATGAAGCAGGAAGAGGTCCATGGGCTGGACCAATTGTCAGCGCTGTTTGCATTCTACCAAAAAGGCTTAATCTAATAGTAAAAGATTCAAAAGTTTTAACGCAAAAAAAACGTGAAGAAATTTATAAAATACTTACCAGACACTCAATATACGGCATTGGAATTGCTACTTGCAAAGAAATAGATAGATTTGGCATTGTAAAAGCCTTTGAGATATCAATAAAAAGAGCACTCTTGTTCATACCCAAAAAGCCAGATTTATTATTGATAGATGGAAAAGATCACTTAAATTTACCGGTCAAATTTAAAAGTATCGTAGATGGGGACTCAAAAATAGCCTGCATATCAGCAGCATCTATTCTGGCAAAAGTAAGTCGAGACCACTACATGATACTTATGTCTCAAAAATATCCAAATCATGCATTTGATCAACACAAAGGATATGGCACAAAAAAGCATATCGAATTATTGGAAAAGTTTGGCATATGCGATATACACAGAAAAAGTTTTGAGCCGATAAAACAATTTATAAATGGCACATTTAAACCAAAATTACTTTTGCATGCCTGTTGTGCACCGTGTGCGACAAGTGTAATAGAGCGCTTAAAAGAAAAATTTAGACGTAGCATATATTTTTTTAACCCAAATATACAGCCCAAAAAAGAATATCAGCTAAGATTAAAAGAAATGACTGAGCTTTGCAAATACCACAATTTAGAGCTAATTGTCCCAAAATACGATCCCAAAGAATGGTTTAAAAAAGTAAAATTATACAAAAATTATCCAGAAGGTTCTAAAAGGTGCACACTATGTTATGCTTACAGATTGTACAAAACTGCTTTTTTTGCCAAAAAACATAATTTTGAGTACTTTACAACCACATTATCTGTAAGTCCTTTGAAAAAATATAATACAATCCTACAGATTGGCAAAACACTCGAAAGTCTAAATGTGCGTTTTTTTGAGGAAGATTTTAAAAAGAAAGACGGTTTTAAACGCTCATGCGAGCTTTCTAAAGAATTCAATTTCTATAGACAAAATTATTGCGGTTGTGTATATTCTTACCATGAATCAATTAATAGAAAACTTAAAAAACAAGCTCAAAGCAACACTTATTGA
- the acpS gene encoding holo-ACP synthase, whose protein sequence is MVGIDIEQTKRFELMLKKFEKKTLHRIFSQKELDYCFSKKFPHIHLCGKFCAKEAFFKATNLKIPLNKIEVLNDKHGAVQIYIENKKFNADVSISHTSEYAVAIVLCKAI, encoded by the coding sequence ATGGTTGGCATAGATATAGAACAAACTAAAAGATTTGAGCTCATGCTTAAAAAATTTGAAAAAAAAACGCTACATAGGATTTTTTCTCAAAAAGAATTAGATTATTGTTTTTCAAAAAAATTCCCACATATTCATCTATGCGGCAAGTTTTGTGCAAAAGAAGCTTTTTTTAAAGCAACAAACTTAAAAATACCTCTTAATAAAATAGAAGTCTTAAACGATAAACACGGTGCAGTACAAATTTATATTGAAAATAAAAAATTTAATGCAGATGTTAGCATATCACATACAAGTGAATATGCTGTGGCAATTGTTTTATGCAAAGCTATATAA
- a CDS encoding ARMT1-like domain-containing protein translates to MKVKPECFVCFVSQAIRATEIISKKDDDAIKALKNVTKVLSEIEYNVAPPLISEFVYGSITKTLDHDDPYSEIKKKYNKIALNYVDDLKRYIEDSDDKLQAAINISVAGNIIDFGSQIEKFNIKETLNKAINEGFLVNDIEDFKLKINKAKTLLFLADNAGEIVFDKLLLQTIKNLYPNLNIYIALRGKPIINDVTKNDIEGLGLEEIGTLIESTKPTPGFWPDYCDNLCKKIYNKADVIISKGQGNFETLSEFDDDRVFFLFIIKCSVVEKYLNKPKYSHIFAKKSSLC, encoded by the coding sequence GTGAAAGTAAAACCAGAGTGTTTTGTTTGCTTTGTTTCGCAAGCTATTAGAGCTACAGAAATCATCAGCAAAAAAGACGATGATGCCATAAAGGCATTAAAAAATGTAACAAAAGTATTATCTGAAATTGAATATAATGTAGCACCACCTTTAATATCAGAGTTTGTGTATGGTTCTATAACCAAAACACTTGACCATGATGATCCATACAGTGAAATTAAAAAGAAGTACAATAAAATAGCGCTTAACTACGTAGATGATCTAAAACGCTACATTGAAGACTCAGATGATAAGTTGCAAGCCGCAATAAACATTTCTGTTGCAGGAAATATAATTGATTTTGGCTCTCAAATAGAAAAATTCAACATAAAAGAAACACTTAACAAGGCAATTAATGAAGGTTTTTTGGTTAACGATATTGAAGATTTCAAATTAAAAATAAACAAAGCTAAAACATTGCTTTTTTTAGCAGATAATGCAGGAGAGATTGTTTTTGACAAACTGCTTTTACAAACCATAAAAAACCTTTATCCAAATTTAAATATCTACATTGCCTTGCGAGGAAAACCAATAATAAATGATGTAACCAAAAATGACATTGAAGGTTTGGGTTTAGAAGAGATAGGAACACTAATTGAAAGTACAAAACCAACACCTGGTTTCTGGCCTGATTACTGTGATAATCTATGCAAAAAAATCTATAACAAAGCTGATGTTATTATATCAAAAGGGCAGGGCAACTTTGAAACACTTTCAGAGTTTGACGATGATAGGGTGTTTTTTTTGTTTATAATAAAATGTTCGGTTGTGGAAAAATACCTTAACAAACCTAAATACTCACATATATTTGCCAAAAAAAGTTCTCTATGCTAA